From a single Aythya fuligula isolate bAytFul2 chromosome 16, bAytFul2.pri, whole genome shotgun sequence genomic region:
- the CCN5 gene encoding WNT1-inducible-signaling pathway protein 2 produces MRLRLEKQLLFLSLLCILSKVCAQLCRRPCYCPWVPPRCPRGSPLVLDGCGCCKVCARRLGEPCDFLHVCDRSQGLVCDYSTGTGATCNFEDVEEGCEVNGRIYRDGEVFQPSCKLQCRCLDGGFTCVPLCQEDVRLPTPDCPHPRRVDIPGKCCPEWVCEAGERLQDARAAPAAASPVVPYPCRPWGTEWSACSATCGVGISTRVSNQNRSCRLETQRRLCMARPCPALPVAPPAVSEGLGAAKTSGQQL; encoded by the exons ATGAGGCTCCGGCTGGAGAAacagctcctcttcctctccctgctctgcatCCTCTCCAAG GTGTGTGCCCAGCTGTGCCGCCGGCCGTGCTACTGCCCCTGGGtgcctccccgctgcccccgcgGCTCTCCCCTGGTCCTGGATGGCTGCGGCTGCTGCAAGGTGTGTGCACGGCGCCTGGGAGAGCCCTGCGACTTCCTCCACGTCTGCGACCGCAGCCAGGGCCTCGTCTGTGACTACAGCACGGGCACCGGAGCCACCTGCAACT TTGAAGATGTGGAGGAGGGCTGCGAGGTGAACGGCCGGATCTATCGGGACGGGGAGGTTTTCCAGCCCAGCTGCAAGCTGCAGTGCCGCTGCCTGGACGGGGGCTTCACCTGCGTCCCGCTCTGCCAGGAGGACGTGCGTCTGCCCACCCCAGACTGCCCCCACCCGCGGCGAGTGGACATCCCGGGCAAGTGCTGCCCCGAGTGGGTCTGCGAGGCTGGAGAGCGGCTCCAGGATGCCAGGGCAG CCCCCGCAGCAGCATCCCCGGTGGTGCCGTACCCGTGCCGGCCGTGGGGCACGGAGTGGAGCGCCTGCTCAGCCACCTGTGGCGTGGGCATCTCCACCCGTGTCTCCAACCAGAACCGCTCCTGCCGCCTGGAGACACAGAGGAGGCTCTGCATGGCCAgaccctgcccggccctgccggTGGCACCCCCTGCGGTAAGCGAGGGCCTCGGGGCAGCCAAAACCTCGGGGCAACAACTCTGA